The proteins below come from a single Thunnus thynnus chromosome 10, fThuThy2.1, whole genome shotgun sequence genomic window:
- the LOC137190559 gene encoding cysteine-rich venom protein has translation MFALLICVLTLHQVHSACVVVNVCPENKAVQAEIVDQHNAFRREVQPTASDMLVMSYSEEVAASAQAWVDKCILGHGPPSTRMLKGYELGENLFYSSSPSLWTNVVKAWHSEVANYQYPKGSTNHKTVGHYTQVVWNSSYKIGCGMKLCPNNIYFYGCHYYRAGNFRGWPPYKAGPPCASCPNNCVDKLCTNPCPYINKFINCPKLKDTTGCGNKLVYAWCPASCKCTTEIIPIA, from the exons ATGTTTGCTCTCCTGATTTGCGTCTTGACACTGCATCAAGTGCACTCTGCATGTGTCGTGGTAA ACGTTTGCCCAGAAAACAAAGCGGTTCAGGCTGAGATCGTTGATCAGCACAATGCTTTCAGGAGAGAGGTTCAGCCTACTGCTTCTGACATGCTGGTGATG agCTACAGCGAGGAGGTAGCAGCCAGTGCTCAGGCCTGGGTGGATAAATGCATTTTAGGTCATGGACCACCAAGCACCCGCATGCTCAAAG GATATGAACTGGGTGAGAATCTGTTCTATTCATCCTCACCTTCCTTGTGGACGAACGTCGTTAAGGCCTGGCACAGTGAAGTGGCAAACTACCAGTATCCCAAAGGATCTACCAACCACAAAACTGTTGGTCACTACACACAG gTGGTGTGGAACAGCTCCTACAAAATTGGCTGTGGAATGAAATTGTGCCCTAACAACATCTATTTCTACGGCTGCCATTATTACAGAGC AGGAAACTTCAGAGGATGGCCACCATATAAGGCTGGACCCCCATGTGCTTCTTGTCCCAATAACTGCGTAGACAAGCTCTGCA CCAACCCCTGTCCTTACATTAACAAGTTCATCAACTGTCCAAAGCTGAAAGATACGACTGGATGTGGGAATAAGCTGGTGTATGCCTGGTGCCCTGCTTCATGCAAATGCACCACTGAAATCATTCCAATAGCCTAA